A genome region from Nitrosopumilus sp. includes the following:
- a CDS encoding DnaJ domain-containing protein, with protein sequence MNTYQALRVLNVRADSSQEEIKAAYRKMVLELHPDKNKDKKEDTEFKKITEAYNYLKQNNTEKKDTAYQNYRKNSPTKTNFKPKPQWGAPKDERIPEQDWSKYTKEFEEGDPDFWKEYERKFWEEYNARVRPDGKNGEYEKAEEPKKQPNLFVNVDESRCIGCCSCEIIAPDVFEINKESTSNPKSSVINQKGAGVNKIMNAAETCPTKAIIVENIDTNERMYPY encoded by the coding sequence TTGAATACATATCAAGCATTGAGAGTTTTGAATGTAAGGGCGGATTCATCCCAAGAAGAAATCAAGGCAGCATATAGAAAGATGGTGCTAGAATTACATCCAGATAAAAATAAAGATAAAAAAGAAGATACCGAATTTAAGAAAATCACAGAAGCATATAATTATCTAAAACAAAATAATACCGAGAAAAAAGATACAGCTTATCAAAATTATAGAAAAAACAGTCCTACAAAAACAAACTTTAAACCAAAACCACAGTGGGGGGCTCCAAAAGATGAGAGAATCCCAGAACAAGACTGGAGTAAATATACTAAAGAATTTGAAGAAGGAGATCCTGACTTTTGGAAAGAATATGAAAGAAAGTTTTGGGAAGAATATAATGCACGTGTACGTCCTGATGGTAAAAATGGGGAGTATGAAAAAGCAGAAGAACCTAAAAAACAACCAAACCTGTTTGTAAATGTAGATGAAAGTCGCTGTATTGGATGTTGTAGTTGTGAGATTATTGCACCAGATGTATTTGAGATAAACAAAGAGAGCACATCAAACCCAAAATCTTCAGTAATTAATCAAAAAGGCGCAGGAGTAAATAAAATTATGAATGCCGCAGAAACATGTCCTACAAAAGCAATCATTGTGGAAAATATAGACACTAATGAAAGAATGTATCCATATTAA
- a CDS encoding HIT family protein: MNCIFCKIVSGEIPTIFLKETPNSICFLDAFPLAKGHVLVIPKNHHQKIQDMSVKENIDLFSLVHLMISKVDSITGSTLVAIHNGIDAGQEVPHVHVHLVPRSKNDSAGAIHNMFKSTIKLSESEINDLYDKLKI; this comes from the coding sequence ATGAATTGTATTTTTTGCAAAATTGTTTCAGGAGAAATCCCAACTATTTTCCTCAAAGAAACTCCTAACTCTATTTGCTTTTTAGATGCATTTCCACTTGCAAAGGGACACGTGCTTGTAATTCCAAAAAATCATCATCAAAAAATTCAAGACATGTCTGTTAAGGAAAATATAGATCTGTTCTCCCTTGTTCATTTGATGATTTCTAAAGTGGATTCAATTACTGGTTCTACCTTGGTTGCTATACATAATGGGATAGATGCAGGTCAAGAAGTTCCACATGTTCATGTACATCTAGTTCCACGAAGTAAAAATGATTCTGCTGGTGCAATTCATAATATGTTTAAATCTACAATAAAATTGTCTGAATCTGAAATTAATGATCTTTATGATAAATTAAAAATTTAA